From the Clupea harengus chromosome 15, Ch_v2.0.2, whole genome shotgun sequence genome, one window contains:
- the LOC105901832 gene encoding reticulon-4-interacting protein 1 homolog, mitochondrial-like — MLSCQRWLRPQNINLLKLSSETLRRLAVCPCVRNTSLSVARSYGASMRAWVINQYGTNDVLAFTENHPAPSVNFAHEVVVQVHAASLNPLDVSMRGGYGAGVLRLRRDPRTTLQKGSEFPLVLGRDVSGVVMECGSGVTHVQAGDEVWASIPPWQQGSLAECVLLNGSDVSLKPKWLSHVEAASIPYVAATAWSALVTTGGLHSENCSRKRVLVHGASGGIGTFSVQLLKAWGGHVTATCFKDGVGLVKELGADDVINCTDADAASQLKTRQNFDLILDNVGGDTESWAMDLLKPWAGSKFVTLVSPLLRNTDSLGLVDGVLQSGMTLHDKAIRSVVKGVFYRWAFYVPDGVALDRIGELVTSGKIRPVVETTFPFSQVAEAFHKVETGQARGKTVIAVVSEEAEPSSAHTPSDWHTPAAPTHADGHTRGDGYAASLVAAEEAHTTKTHAESMVESTAAAAAAAASPPDTEQAVPPQALKEGLAAEAVEEGQVEAASVSPDVSDHPQAQAEAQAQAQAEVQPEVEAEAQVEAEAHAQVEAEVQTDAQAQPQVEAEAQLEAQAQVEAQVEAEAQVEAQVEAEAQVKAEAHAQVEADAQAQPQLEAQPQVEVQVEAGAAQGTQTTIDSRQASHRE, encoded by the exons ATGTTGTCATGTCAACGTTGGCTTCGTCCTCAAAACATAAACTTACTCAAGTTGTCCTCGGAGACGCTCCGTAGGTtagctgtgtgtccctgtgtgagaAACACTAGTCTGTCAGTCGCACGCAGCTACGGGGCTTCTATGCGCGCGTGGGTCATTAACCAGTATGGTACAAATGATGTGCTGGCGTTCACGGAAAACCACCCCGCGCCAAGTGTCAATTTTGCACACGAGGTCGTCGTCCAAGTTCATGCAGCAAGTCTGAATCCACTTGATGTATCAATGCGCG gtGGGTATGGTGCAGGGGTGTTGCGCTTGAGGAGGGATCCACGCACAACGTTGCAGAAAGGGTCAGAGTTTCCTCTCGTGCTGGGAAGAGACGTCTCCGGTGtggtcatggagtgtgggtcaGGGGTGACACACGTACAAGCAGGAgacgag gtgtggGCATCAATTCCTCCATGGCAACAAGGCAGTCTTGCAGAGTGTGTGCTCCTGAATGGCAGTGAT gTCTCTCTGAAGCCTAAATGGCTGAGTCATGTTGAAGCTGCCTCGATCCCGTACGTGGCAGCTACAGCCTGGTCAGCTCTAGTTACCACAGGGGGCCTACACAGTGAGAACTGCTCAAGgaaaag GGTCTTGGTTCATGGAGCATCAGGTGGAATAGGTACTTTTTCTGTACAg CTGCTGAAGGCCTGGGGTGGTCATGTGACGGCTACCTGCTTCAAGGATGGTGTCGGCCTGGTGAAGGAGCTCGGAgctgatgatgtcatcaacTGCACAGATGCAGATGCAGCCTCTCAACTAAAGACacgtcaaaa ttttGATCTGATTCTGGATAATGTGggcggagacacagagagttgGGCTATGGACCTGCTGAAGCCTTGGGCAGGGTCAAAGTTCGTCACCTTGGTGTCACCTCTGCTGCGAAACACAGACTCTCTTGGCCTGGTGGATGGAGTCTTGCAGTCAGGAATGACTCTTCATGACAAGGCAATTAGG agtGTGGTAAAAGGTGTTTTTTACCGCTGGGCCTTTTATGTGCCGGATGGGGTTGCACTGGACCGAATTGGTGAATTGGTGACATCaggaaag ATCCGTCCGGTTGTCGAGACGACCTTTCCCTTCTCCCAGGTCGCGGAGGCCTTCCACAAGGTGGAGACGGGGCAAGCACGAGGCAAAACCGTCATCGCCGTTGTGTCCGAGGAAGCTGAACCCTCCTCCGCCCACACGCCCAGTGACTGGCACACCCCAGCCGCCCCGACGCACGCTGACGGGCACACACGCGGCGATGGATACGCGGCATCACTCGTGGCAGCAGAGGAGGCTCACACTACCAAAACACACGCTGAATCAATGGTGgagtcaacagcagcagcagcagcagcagcagcatcaccacCCGACACAGAGCAGGCTGTGCCCCCCCAAGCGCTGAAGGAGGGCTTGGCCGCAGAGGCTGTGGAGGAAGGGCAGGTGGAGGCTGCATCTGTGTCTCCAGATGTGTCAGATcacccacaggcacaggcagaagcacaagcacaggcacaggcagaggTACAGCCCGAAGTAGAGGCAGAGGCACAAGTAGAGGCAGAAGCACATGCACAGGTAGAGGCAGAGGTACAAACAGATGCACAGGCACAGCCACAAGTAGAGGCAGAGGCACAACTAGAGGCACAGGCACAAGTAGAAGCACAGGTAGAGGCAGAGGCACAAGTAGAAGCACAGGTAGAGGCAGAGGCACAAGTAAAGGCAGAAGCACATGCACAGGTAGAGGCAGATGCACAGGCACAGCCACAACTAGAGGCACAGCCACAGGTAGAGGTACAGGTAGAGGCAGGGGCTGCACAGGGTACACAGACGACCATAGACAGCAGACAGGCCAGTCACAGAGAATGA
- the LOC116223688 gene encoding sine oculis-binding protein homolog B-like, translating into MHDMEAGRPPEIKRSRKPARPVKRELNQEMKSFAESTMNELLGWYGYEEVDLQEVSGAENRKPCVKRHVSVLRENSVPSAQVEGASSENEKHGEREAAKACAISDSASITSSTTSSSSEERESRDTHVIVPLIKPSAIEEVQNVMIVCVWCQREGVRRFSLLMGLQLKSFCSEKCFFACRRAHFKRNKANDSSCHGDESPGGKEEKESLPIPKMKTSANNKVCDWCKRLQPTHESLATGTGDERLHFCSSECVNQYKIDVFYREARAALTARQSTEDHAAEVKESKVKEGSPRSPRSPLLTPASWTSALKPMHLPKNPPASSSSSSAAAAAAAASEPISVCQRTSLCHSSISSSSSLPPLSSPSQERFTITRVTAPPPPPPQPQCPSLLRPLPSPLIIHPHTPHTLPSHTPPPPSHTRSPSQTLAATQTHSSLRLAHVRPPPVIPPFLMPPFPGAPMMHFPPGCPPVGSHMPTHPHAPQYVLPMPSLPPPFPQNTIIVPYPIFIPLPVPVPIPFPLLVPVEAHTPSHTSPATGGQAHAPLADQGDITLTGVCVKAENPSSPHTHTQAQAAAVAHSARSNTEEEEEEENDEDMEEERETEVEEEDDDNKVHDKNPMMNRQREEWRERWREREVIQSLTLIPPVTAETEAHGGAGEKETADESDWSSGRTHLCPQRQQRHAAETPHTLPTHSRHTPHTHSTDSPHTQCICTHYVCCAGTCRSKTSFTVTTHYTHQQLIYTLANSAKGGYLCCQSNCCHANRLLPQTVPTP; encoded by the exons ATGCACGATATGGAAGCTGGAAGACCGCCTGAGATCAAGCGCAGCAGGAAACCCGCGCGCCCCGTTAAACGGGAACTGAACCAGGAGATGAAG tcttttGCAGAGAGCACCATGAACGAGCTACTGGGCTGGTATGGCTATGAAGAAGTGGACTTGCAAGAAGTTTCCGGAGCCGAGAACAGAAAGCCCTGTGTCAAGCGCCACGTGTCAGTGCTGAGAG AAAATTCTGTGCCAAGTGCTCAGGTTGAGGGGGCATCCTCGGAGAACgagaaacatggagagagagaagccgcCAAAGCTTGTGCCATCTCTGACTCGGCCTCCATCAcgtcctccaccacctcctcctcctctgaagaGAGGGAGTCTCGGGACACACACGTTATCGTTCCTCTGATCAAGCCATCTGCAA tAGAGGAGGTGCAGAATgtgatgatagtgtgtgtgtggtgtcagaggGAGGGTGTTCgtcgtttctctctcctcatgggACTCCAGCTGAAGAGTTTCTGCAGTGAGAAATGCTTCTTCGCCTGTCGCAGGGCCCACTTTAAACGCAACAAG gCTAATGATTctagttgccatggtgatgaatCTCCCGGTGGTAAGGAGGAAAAGGAAAGCCTCCCCATCCCCAAAATGAAGACCAGTGCTAACAAcaaa GTTTGTGATTGGTGCAAACGGCTGCAGCCTACGCACGAGTCCCTGGCCACGGGGACGGGGGATGAGCGTCTTCATTTCTGCAGCTCCGAGTGTGTGAACCAGTACAAGATAGACGTCTTCTACCGAGAGGCCCGAGCCGCGCTCACCGCCAGGCAGTCCACCGAGGACCACGCCGCAGAAGTCAAGGAGTCAAAGGTCAAGGAGGGGTCACCCAGGTCACCCAGGtcacctctcctcaccccaGCATCCTGGACAAGTGCCCTGAAACCGATGCACTTGCCAAAAAACCCTCCtgcgtcatcatcatcatcatcagcagcagcagcagcagcagcagcatctgagcCAATCAGCGTGTGCCAAAGAACGAGTCTGTGCCACtcatccatctcctcctcttcctctcttcctcccctctcttcgcCCAGCCAGGAGAGGTTCACCATCACCAGGGTAACAGCACcgcccccaccacctccccaacCTCAGTGCCCCTCCTTACTCCGACCCCTGCCCTCACCCCTGATCATTCAcccccacacgccacacacactgccatcacacacaccccctccaccctcacacacacgctctccctcACAAACACTCGCTGCCACTCAAACACATTCCTCTCTCCGGCTGGCACACGTGCGCCCACCCCCCGTCATCCCACCCTTCCTCATGCCCCCTTTCCCTGGCGCTCCCATGATGCACTTCCCCCCAGGCTGCCCCCCGGTGGGGTCCCACatgcccacccacccccacgcGCCCCAATACGTCCTCCccatgccctctctccctccgccttTCCCTCAAAACACCATCATCGTGCCCTATCCCATATTTATCCCTCTGCCGGTTCCCGTGCCGATACCTTTCCCACTGCTGGTGCcagtggaggcacacacaccatcgcACACGTCACCAGCGACGGGTGGCCAGGCTCATGCACCTCTGGCCGACCAAGGAGACATAACGCTCACGGGAGTGTGTGTTAAAGCAGAGAACCCGTcctcaccgcacacacacactcaggctcagGCAGCAGCAGTAGCCCACAGCGCGCGCTCCAatactgaggaagaggaagaggaagaaaatgatgaggatatggaggaagagagagagacagaagtggaggaggaggacgacgacaATAAAGTACATGACAAGAACCCAATgatgaacagacagagagaagaatggagggagaggtggagagagagggaggtcatTCAGAGCTTGACTCTGATCCCTCCAGTGACTGCGGAGACTGAAGCCCACGGAGGAGCCGGGGAGAAAGAGACGGCTGACGAGTCTGACTGGAGCTCGGGCCGAACACACCTGTGCCCACAACGCCAACAACGCCACGCTGCTGAAACgccacacactctccccacacactcacgtcatacacctcacacacacagcacagacagccctcacacacagtgcatctGCACACACTACGTCTGCTGTGCAGGGACTTGCCGATCAAAAACATCTTTCACAGtcaccacacattacacacaccaacagctcATATACACACTTGCCAACAGTGCCAAGGGCGGCTATCTGTGCTGTCAGTCAAACTGTTGTCATGCCAACAGACTCCTCCCACAAACTGTCCCCACCCCTTGA